The Pseudofrankia inefficax genome window below encodes:
- the hemL gene encoding glutamate-1-semialdehyde 2,1-aminomutase — protein sequence MPVPAAPGGVVPSAAPASEHLFARAERVTPGGVNSPVRAFRAVGGVPRFMVSGKGAYLTDADGRTYVDLVGSWGPMILGHAHPDVVAALQRAAASGTSFGTPTPGEVELAEALVNRVAPLEQVRLVNSGTEATMSAVRLARGFTGRTKVVKFAGCYHGHVDALLAAAGSGIVTLGLPDTPGVTGAATADTIVLPYNDLALVESVFAEQGGEIAAVITEAAAANMGVVPPLPGFNAGLRRLCDQHGALFILDEVMTGFRVSRAGWWGIEGVAEGWAPDLFTFGKVMGGGLPAAAFGGRADVMARLAPAGPVYQAGTLSGNPLAVAAGLATLNACTDEVYAAVDARAGDVAGIVSTALTEAGVAHLPASAGSLFSFFFTDAAAVVDYAGAVAQESVRYAAFFHSMLDAGVYLPPSAFEAWFVSAAHDDEAVERIAAAAPAAARAAAAVADPPVAAGRAEAVSS from the coding sequence ATGCCTGTTCCCGCAGCCCCAGGCGGCGTCGTCCCGTCTGCTGCCCCGGCCTCCGAGCACCTGTTCGCCCGCGCCGAGCGGGTCACCCCCGGCGGGGTCAACTCGCCGGTCCGGGCCTTCCGGGCGGTCGGGGGTGTGCCCCGGTTCATGGTGTCCGGGAAGGGCGCCTACCTCACCGACGCCGACGGGCGTACCTACGTCGACCTGGTCGGCTCGTGGGGCCCGATGATCCTCGGCCACGCGCACCCGGACGTCGTGGCCGCGCTCCAGCGGGCGGCCGCCAGCGGCACCAGCTTCGGCACGCCGACGCCCGGTGAGGTGGAGCTGGCCGAGGCGCTGGTCAACCGGGTGGCCCCGCTGGAGCAGGTCCGGCTGGTGAACTCGGGCACCGAGGCGACGATGAGCGCCGTGCGGCTGGCCCGCGGCTTCACCGGCCGCACGAAGGTCGTCAAGTTCGCCGGGTGCTATCACGGCCACGTCGACGCGCTGCTCGCCGCGGCCGGCTCGGGCATCGTGACGCTCGGCCTGCCGGACACCCCCGGCGTCACCGGCGCGGCCACCGCCGACACGATCGTGCTGCCGTACAACGACCTGGCCCTCGTCGAGTCGGTCTTCGCCGAGCAGGGCGGCGAGATCGCCGCCGTCATCACCGAGGCAGCCGCGGCGAACATGGGCGTCGTCCCGCCGCTGCCGGGCTTCAACGCCGGTCTGCGGCGGTTGTGCGACCAGCATGGCGCGCTGTTCATCCTCGACGAGGTGATGACTGGGTTCCGGGTCTCCCGGGCCGGTTGGTGGGGGATCGAGGGCGTCGCCGAGGGCTGGGCGCCCGACCTGTTCACGTTCGGCAAGGTGATGGGCGGCGGTCTGCCCGCGGCGGCCTTCGGCGGCCGGGCCGACGTCATGGCGCGGCTCGCCCCGGCCGGGCCGGTCTACCAGGCCGGCACCCTGTCGGGGAACCCGCTGGCCGTCGCCGCCGGCCTCGCGACCCTGAACGCCTGCACGGACGAGGTGTACGCGGCCGTCGACGCCCGGGCCGGCGACGTCGCCGGGATCGTCTCCACCGCGCTCACCGAGGCCGGCGTCGCCCACCTGCCGGCGAGCGCCGGCAGCCTGTTCAGCTTCTTCTTCACCGACGCCGCCGCCGTCGTCGACTACGCGGGTGCCGTGGCCCAGGAGTCGGTCCGGTACGCGGCGTTCTTCCACAGCATGCTCGACGCCGGCGTCTACCTGCCTCCGTCGGCGTTCGAGGCCTGGTTCGTCTCCGCCGCGCACGACGACGAGGCCGTCGAGCGGATCGCCGCCGCGGCACCGGCCGCGGCCCGCGCCGCCGCCGCGGTCGCCGACCCGCCCGTCGCCGCCGGCCGGGCCGAGGCGGTCTCCTCGTGA
- a CDS encoding ATP-binding cassette domain-containing protein: MVFAAVEPVWAIDAVDLVKTYRGRRRADPPVQAVRGITLRVRAGTIFGLLGPNGAGKSTTVRMLATLTRPDAGSATVAGHDLLRHPWEVRRSIGIVPQRSGADPDATGRENLLLQGRLYGLGGAELARRADELLDRFGLADAAGRLARTYSGGMLRRLDVAIGLVSRPAVLFLDEPTTGLDPEARAVMWAEIEALTADGLSILLTTHYLEEADRLASRVAIIENGQVVVEGTPDELKSELHGDAVELELTATPDARQVEALRIRLAALPGVGEVTFTGRAVRARVDGGAAILPALFAAVDGAGLATAAATVARPSLDDVYLRHVGHRFGRQEEVA, encoded by the coding sequence GTGGTCTTCGCGGCGGTCGAACCGGTGTGGGCGATCGATGCCGTCGACCTGGTGAAGACGTATCGCGGCCGGCGGCGCGCGGACCCGCCGGTGCAGGCGGTCCGCGGGATCACCCTGCGAGTACGGGCTGGAACGATCTTCGGACTGCTCGGCCCGAACGGTGCCGGGAAGTCGACGACGGTGCGGATGCTGGCGACGTTGACCCGCCCGGACGCCGGTTCGGCGACAGTCGCCGGGCACGACCTGCTGCGCCATCCCTGGGAGGTCCGCCGCTCGATCGGGATCGTCCCGCAGCGTTCCGGGGCCGACCCGGACGCCACCGGCCGCGAGAACCTGTTGCTGCAGGGACGGCTCTACGGCCTCGGCGGGGCCGAGCTCGCCCGCCGGGCCGACGAGCTGCTCGACCGGTTCGGCCTGGCCGACGCGGCCGGCCGGCTGGCCCGCACCTACTCGGGTGGCATGCTGCGCCGCCTGGACGTGGCGATCGGCCTGGTCTCCCGCCCGGCCGTGCTGTTCCTCGACGAGCCGACGACCGGCCTGGACCCGGAGGCCCGGGCGGTGATGTGGGCCGAGATCGAGGCCCTGACCGCCGACGGCCTGTCGATCCTGCTCACGACCCACTACCTGGAGGAGGCCGACCGGCTGGCCTCCCGCGTCGCGATCATCGAGAACGGCCAGGTGGTCGTCGAGGGGACGCCCGACGAGCTCAAGAGCGAACTGCACGGTGACGCGGTCGAGCTGGAGCTGACCGCGACGCCCGACGCCCGCCAGGTCGAGGCGCTGCGGATCCGGCTCGCGGCGCTGCCCGGCGTCGGCGAGGTGACCTTCACCGGCCGCGCGGTGCGGGCCAGGGTCGACGGCGGCGCCGCCATCCTGCCGGCGCTGTTCGCCGCGGTGGACGGCGCCGGCCTCGCGACCGCCGCGGCCACCGTCGCCCGGCCGTCCCTCGACGACGTCTACCTGCGCCACGTCGGACATCGGTTCGGCCGGCAGGAGGAGGTGGCCTGA
- a CDS encoding glycosyltransferase: MTDQMVLVLTAAATVALAAWLWLAVCWGGYWRTDQRLPARRAPAKWPPVAIVVPARDEAAVLPVTLPSLLAQDYPGPVTLVLVDDASTDGTAEVARDLAAQELARRAAARDAGDTAALGGVGLTVLSSTPPPAGWTGQLWALQHGVEFAGEAEFVLLTDADIAHRPGSLRALVEAATTHRLDMVSQLPRLNITSWWERLVVPAFGYFFAMLYPFRWSNRPRSGVAAGGGCSLVRREVLRDAGGLAAVRGAVVDDVAIARLVKNAGGRTWLGLADRADSVRPYPALADLWNMVTRSAFTQLRHSGALLAGTALGMLLLFVVPVAAAVTGLAVGAWPLAAVGGAGWLLLAGTYLPMVRYYRQPLPVALLLPVTALLYLGMTFDSARRRRAGRGVTWKGRIYGDSAARGREPVVDPGQLVPGLVPDQAPAPAADAGPARPAVPDGIFGDPR, translated from the coding sequence GTGACGGATCAGATGGTTCTGGTGCTGACAGCGGCGGCGACGGTCGCGCTGGCCGCCTGGTTGTGGCTGGCGGTCTGCTGGGGTGGTTACTGGCGGACCGACCAGCGGCTGCCGGCGCGGCGGGCACCGGCGAAGTGGCCGCCGGTCGCGATCGTCGTCCCGGCCCGGGACGAGGCCGCCGTGCTGCCGGTGACCCTGCCCAGCCTGCTGGCCCAGGACTATCCCGGCCCGGTCACGCTGGTGCTCGTCGACGACGCGAGCACCGACGGCACGGCGGAGGTCGCCCGTGACCTGGCGGCCCAGGAACTCGCCCGGCGGGCCGCCGCCCGGGACGCCGGCGACACCGCCGCGCTCGGCGGCGTCGGGCTCACCGTGCTGTCGTCCACGCCGCCGCCGGCCGGCTGGACCGGCCAGCTCTGGGCGCTGCAGCACGGGGTCGAGTTCGCCGGCGAGGCCGAGTTCGTGCTGCTCACGGATGCCGACATCGCCCACCGGCCCGGCTCGCTGCGCGCGCTGGTCGAGGCGGCGACGACGCACCGGCTCGACATGGTCTCCCAGCTGCCGCGGCTGAACATCACCTCGTGGTGGGAGCGGTTGGTCGTCCCGGCGTTCGGCTATTTCTTCGCGATGCTCTACCCGTTCCGCTGGTCGAACCGGCCCCGGTCCGGGGTGGCGGCGGGCGGCGGCTGCTCGCTCGTGCGCCGCGAGGTGCTGCGCGACGCTGGCGGGCTCGCGGCGGTCCGCGGCGCGGTCGTCGACGACGTGGCGATCGCCCGGCTGGTCAAGAACGCGGGCGGGCGGACCTGGCTCGGCCTCGCCGACCGGGCCGACAGCGTCCGGCCATACCCGGCGCTCGCCGACCTGTGGAACATGGTCACCCGCAGCGCCTTCACCCAACTGCGGCACTCGGGGGCGCTGCTTGCCGGGACGGCCCTCGGCATGCTGCTGCTGTTCGTGGTGCCCGTCGCGGCGGCGGTGACGGGACTCGCCGTCGGCGCGTGGCCGCTCGCCGCGGTCGGCGGCGCCGGCTGGCTGCTGCTCGCCGGCACGTACCTGCCGATGGTCCGCTACTACCGCCAGCCACTGCCGGTGGCCCTGCTGCTCCCGGTGACGGCGCTGCTCTACCTCGGGATGACGTTCGACTCGGCCCGTCGGCGCCGGGCCGGGCGCGGCGTCACCTGGAAGGGCCGGATCTACGGCGACTCGGCGGCCCGAGGCCGGGAGCCGGTCGTCGACCCGGGCCAGCTCGTGCCCGGCCTGGTCCCGGACCAGGCGCCCGCTCCGGCGGCGGACGCGGGCCCGGCCCGCCCGGCCGTCCCGGACGGCATCTTCGGCGACCCCCGCTGA
- a CDS encoding ABC transporter permease gives MTTITEPAPVTGSLPAAVPTVAPTTSRTNARPAGYRQFGALTARLLRSLMRRPAYLAITLVQAVVWLPLFGSLFHSISTVPGFADNDYIDYLTPGVATMSVLFSAGWTGIRFIDDMETGVMERLLASPTRRWAIVGGTLANQALLVAVQVALIVLLGWSLGAHLRSGVPGVLVLIVVAVTLSAAVAALSDALALVVRRREALIAAANFLVLPLTFLSTAMMPAGLLPGWIRAVAHYNPANWAVTASRGAIAANPDWLSVLWNLLGLVALAALAWAVAVRAFRGYQRSL, from the coding sequence ATGACGACGATCACCGAGCCGGCGCCCGTCACGGGATCCCTCCCCGCGGCTGTCCCGACCGTCGCGCCGACCACCAGCCGGACCAACGCGCGGCCGGCGGGGTACCGCCAGTTCGGGGCGCTGACGGCGCGGCTGCTGCGCTCGCTGATGCGCCGGCCGGCGTATCTCGCGATCACACTCGTCCAGGCGGTGGTGTGGCTGCCGCTGTTCGGTTCGCTGTTCCACAGCATCTCGACGGTGCCGGGGTTCGCCGACAACGACTACATCGACTACCTGACCCCTGGCGTCGCCACGATGAGCGTGCTGTTCTCCGCCGGCTGGACCGGGATCCGGTTCATCGACGACATGGAGACCGGCGTGATGGAGCGGCTGCTCGCCTCGCCGACGCGCCGCTGGGCCATCGTCGGCGGCACCCTCGCCAACCAGGCCCTGCTGGTCGCCGTGCAGGTGGCGCTCATCGTCCTGCTCGGCTGGTCGCTCGGCGCGCACCTGCGCTCCGGGGTGCCCGGGGTGCTGGTGCTGATCGTCGTAGCGGTGACGCTGAGCGCCGCGGTCGCGGCGCTGTCCGACGCCCTCGCGCTGGTGGTGCGCCGCCGGGAGGCACTGATCGCGGCGGCGAACTTCCTGGTGCTGCCGTTGACCTTCCTGTCGACGGCGATGATGCCGGCTGGGCTGCTGCCCGGCTGGATTCGGGCCGTCGCCCACTACAACCCGGCCAACTGGGCGGTGACGGCGTCGCGGGGGGCCATCGCCGCGAACCCCGACTGGCTGTCCGTTCTGTGGAACCTCCTGGGCCTCGTGGCGCTCGCCGCGCTCGCCTGGGCGGTGGCGGTCCGGGCCTTCCGGGGCTACCAGCGCTCGCTGTAG
- a CDS encoding TIGR03564 family F420-dependent LLM class oxidoreductase, with translation MRIGTLLPDPGGTDALARLRDTLAQAAEDGLTSAWMTHIFGLDALTALAVAGSQVPGIEVGTAVVATYPRHPVALAQQALTTALATGGRLTLGIGLSHRLVVEDMFGYSFDRPARHMSEYLSALVPLLDGQPVDVKGETLRAAAGLSTPRLGRVPVLVAALGPAMLRLAGARTDGTVLWMTGPATIRDHTVPTIRAAAAEAGRPEPRVVASLPVRVTDDVEGARVAANKTFAIYGKLPSYRAMLDREGAAGPADVAIIGDEESVAARVADVAAAGATDFVAVPFAPEGSADEQRTRALLRTLARSPS, from the coding sequence ATGCGCATCGGGACCCTCCTGCCAGACCCCGGCGGAACGGACGCGCTCGCCCGGCTGCGGGACACGCTGGCGCAGGCCGCCGAGGACGGGCTCACATCCGCGTGGATGACGCACATCTTCGGCCTGGACGCGCTGACGGCGCTCGCGGTCGCCGGCAGCCAGGTCCCGGGGATCGAGGTCGGCACCGCGGTCGTGGCGACGTACCCGCGCCACCCGGTCGCGCTCGCCCAGCAGGCGCTGACGACGGCGCTGGCCACCGGCGGCCGGCTGACCCTGGGCATCGGCCTGTCGCACCGGCTGGTGGTCGAGGACATGTTCGGCTACAGCTTCGACCGGCCGGCGCGGCACATGTCCGAGTACCTGTCCGCGCTGGTGCCGCTGCTCGACGGGCAGCCGGTGGACGTCAAGGGCGAGACCCTGCGGGCCGCGGCGGGCCTCTCGACGCCGCGGCTCGGGCGGGTGCCGGTCCTGGTCGCGGCGCTGGGGCCGGCGATGCTGCGGCTGGCCGGCGCGCGCACCGACGGGACGGTGCTGTGGATGACCGGGCCGGCGACGATCCGCGACCACACGGTCCCGACGATCCGGGCCGCCGCCGCCGAGGCGGGGCGCCCGGAGCCCCGGGTGGTGGCCTCGCTGCCGGTCCGCGTCACCGACGATGTCGAGGGCGCGCGCGTCGCGGCCAACAAGACGTTCGCGATCTACGGCAAGCTGCCGTCCTACCGGGCCATGCTCGACCGGGAGGGCGCCGCCGGGCCGGCCGACGTCGCGATCATCGGTGACGAGGAGTCCGTCGCGGCTCGGGTCGCCGACGTGGCCGCGGCGGGCGCGACCGATTTCGTCGCCGTGCCGTTCGCCCCCGAGGGCAGCGCCGACGAGCAGCGCACCCGCGCGCTCCTGCGCACGCTCGCCCGGTCCCCCAGCTAG